The proteins below are encoded in one region of Ascaphus truei isolate aAscTru1 chromosome 10, aAscTru1.hap1, whole genome shotgun sequence:
- the LOC142504035 gene encoding vitellogenin-A2-like, with product MPQWVLGSLFAITMRGIILGLLLTLVGSEKSHIEPFFSESKTTVYNYEAVIRSGLPENGLAQAGIKLNCKVEISGFAQKSYLLKIQSPEFKEYNGVWPKDPFTRSSKLTQVIAEQLTKPIRFEYSHGRVGSIFASEEVSDTVVNIYRGILTMIQMTAKTSQNAYDLQETGVGGVCHTRYVIQEDKRDDRITIIKSRDLNNCEDKVAKNIGMAYLETCPSCQQMGKNLRGMATYTYKMKSKSQGALIMEVTAREVYQFSPFFELQGAAVMEARQQLTWSGTKNNQLNAPQTQMQNRGGLHYHFASEMLQMPINLIRTKSPEAQVVETLQHLVQNNQQQVHADAPAKFLQLTQLLRTLDYENLQAVWKQFSDRPQHRRWLLNAIPVIGTSEALKFIKQNLHTQEFTSREAAMAITLALQFTRATQHTFQIASDLITDPKIQKSPLLYKASVLSYGSMVNKYCASSSRCPESALEPLHNLAAEAANKAHEEDISLALKALGNAGQPASIKRIQKFLPGFSSSASQLPVRIQTDAVMALRNIAKEDPRKVQDILLQVYMDRNVRTEVRIIACVALFETKPGMALVTTIANVALKESKVNLQLASFTYSHMKSLSRSRVPQLEQLAAACNVALKILNPALDRLGYRYSKAIRLDTFKYSLMSGAAAKVFIVNSANTLFPVFILTKLRAYVGGVQTDIVEFGIRAEGLEQALRKQNIPFAQYPMRKKIAQMMKTLLEWKGLPSQVPVLSVYFKILGQEMDFREIDREVIQSAVRALNEPADRHTMVKSVVSKLLNGLVGQWVQPLLAAEVRHIVPTTVGFPLEFSLYSAAVANVAINSDVKVTPPPSSDFSVAQLLESNMQLHADVSPSVSIHTMATMGINTHLIQSGIEFHAKVRTNLAAKFTAHLNIKEKNFKIETSPCQQENDLLVISTQVFAVTRNVEELDAAKKTPILPRGSVPNIEKKHFETTGRTSAEAASMMDVSSEMMSKKYAYSAEVTDHHSASSSPQSYHYCVKSSNFGFQVCFERKSQSAAFLKHSYFYRAVGEHEAKIVIKPAHTDAAIEKLQLEITTGPKAASKIIALVKVEETEGEHLEDSVVQMRLKKILGIDDEIMVRNSSLRQKQTKKPKYKPQYKHGDGPVAEVVEAKKARYSSSSSSSRSSSSSSPSSSSSSSRQKSRNRRPYDPKQERLSGSQQRNRDPQDQENKKHRHQSSSSSSSSRSSSSSSSSSSSSNHSPQRNNRHRDDRIISSSNRRSGKISNRDPENEHQRNKHEYQPEQKHGKQWSISSADSSSSSSSSSSDQSVRNRKERHFYELRFSPANRERSTKKRASRVYASSQESSSSSSSESAFRHRAKFMGDNKPPMLVVTAQAVRSDNKKQGYQMIMYADSHTSKPQVQVYVVDITRTSRWRVCADAVVSSPHEAQASIKWGQNCQQYKIAVRAQTGHFGNQPAVRLSVDWPKIPSKLKSAGRLVSQFVPGAAYLLGFSEHLKKNPSHQAKIILSLSSPRIIDAVFKLPSLTLYYRALRIPIAIPAWQRTPDAVLQAPTWNVFSEAPTVLRKSFQGECTVSQNQITTFNGVEFSYIIPKNCYHIIAQDCSSELKFLVMMRNSEKFPNHKEINVKLGSYDIDMYYAAGSLKLKVNGDEIAKENLPYTSHSGSAIKIRRVENGLSLSASDDGIETLTYDGTILKLRTAFWMKGKTCGVCGRNNDEREQEYKTPDGYVAKDEMSFVHSWLLPEESCSGGCKLQRTLVKHNKPIESEEGASKCFSVQPVLRCVKGCSPTETVPVSTAFHCLPSDSTIDLPEEHIKLDKSEDFSDMVDAHTACSCETLPCET from the exons ATGCCGCAGTGGGTTCTTGGATCTCTATTCGCCATCACCATGAGGGGAATCATTCTGGGACTTCTGCTCACCCTTGTGG GCTCGGAAAAATCCCACATTG AGCCTTTTTTCAGTGAGAGCAAGACGACTGTGTATAACTATGAGGCGGTTATTCGGAGTGGACTTCCCGAAAATGGCTTAGCCCAGGCCGGTATTAAACTGAACTGCAAGGTGGAGATCAGTGGCTTTGCACAGAAGTCTTACCTTCTCAAG ATCCAATCTCCAGAATTTAAGGAGTACAATGGCGTGTGGCCCAAAGATCCCTTCACTCGATCCTCTAAGCTAACCCAGGTTATTGCAGAACAGCTCACAAAACCTATCAGGTTCGAATACAGCCATGGACGGGTTGGATCCATCTTCGCCTCAGAGGAAGTTTCAGACACTGTGGTCAATATTTACAGAGGAATCCTGACCATGATTCAAATGACAGCCAAGACGTCACAAAATGCGTATGACTTGCAAGAG ACTGGAGTTGGTGGAGTCTGCCACACAAGATATGTGATCCAGGAAGATAAAAGAGATGACCGAATCACTATTATCAAATCCAGAGACCTTAATAACTGCGAAGATAAAGTAGCTAAGAATATCGGCATGGCTTACTTGGAAACTTGTCCATCTTGTCAACAG ATGGGGAAGAACTTACGTGgaatggctacatatacatacaagaTGAAGAGCAAGAGTCAGGGTGCACTCATCATGGAAGTTACAGCCCGGGAGGTGTATCAATTCTCTCCATTCTTTGAACTTCAGGGCGCTGCTGTTATGGAAGCAAG ACAACAACTTACCTGGTCAGGAACCAAAAACAACCAGTTGAACGCTCCTCAGACTCAGATGCAGAACCGCGGAGGCCTCCATTATCACTTTGCATCGGAGATGCTCCAGATGCCAATCAATTTAATAAGGACCAAGAGTCCCGAGGCACAG GTGGTAGAAACTCTGCAGCATTTGGTACAGAATAACCAGCAGCAAGTACATGCGGACGCTCCAGCCAAATTCCTGCAACTTACTCAGCTTCTGCGCACATTAGACTATGAGAACCTGCAGGCGGTTTGGAAGCAGTTTTCTGACCGACCTCAGCACAG GCGCTGGCTACTGAATGCTATCCCTGTAATTGGAACATCTGAGGCCCTGAAGTTTATCAAGCAGAATCTTCACACCCAGGAATTTACCTCTCGAGAAGCGGCCATGGCTATTACTCTCGCACTGCAGTTTACTAGAGCCACTCAGCATACATTTCAAATCGCTTCC GATTTAATAACAGATCCAAAAATACAGAAATCTCCTTTGCTGTACAAAGCTTCAGTCCTTTCATATGGGTCCATGGTGAACAAATACTGTGCATCTTCATCTAGATGTCCAGAGTCCGCTTTGGAG CCTCTTCATAATTTAGCTGCTGAAGCTGCCAACAAGGCCCATGAGGAGGATatctctctagcactgaaggCTCTGGGGAATGCCGGGCAGCCTGCAAGTATCAAGCGTATCCAGAAATTCCTGCCAGGGTTTTCCTCCAGCGCCTCCCAACTCCCGGTCAGAATTCAGACTGATGCTGTGATGGCCCTCAGGAATATCGCCAAGGAAGACCCACGCAAA GTGCAGGACATCCTGCTGCAGGTCTACATGGACCGCAATGTCCGCACTGAGGTTCGAATAATAGCATGTGTGGCTTTGTTTGAGACCAAACCAGGTATGGCATTGGTAACAACCATTGCTAATGTGGCACTAAAGGAGAGCAAAGTGAACTTACAGCTTGCAAGCTTCACATACTCCCACATGAAGTCCTTATCCAGAAGCAGAGTGCCTCAGCTCGAGCAGCT GGCTGCTGCATGCAACGTCGCTCTTAAGATTTTGAATCCAGCCCTTGACAGACTGGGATACCGGTACAGCAAAGCTATCCGTCTAGATACTTTCAAAT ATTCTTTAATGTCTGGCGCTGCCGCAAAAGTCTTCATTGTGAACAGTGCAAACACCTTGTTCCCAGTGTTCATACTCACTAAACTCCGTGCATACGTGGGCGGTGTACAAACTGACATCGTAGAG TTTGGCATTAGAGCAGAAGGATTAGAGCAAGCTCTCAGAAAGCAAAACATCCCATTTGCGCAGTACCCAATGCGCAAGAAAATCGCTCAAATGATGAAAACG TTACTGGAGTGGAAGGGGCTGCCTTCCCAAGTTCCTGTTTTATCCGTCTACTTCAAGATACTCGGCCAGGAAATGGACTTTAGGGAAATCGACAGAGAAGTTATTCAGAGTGCAGTACGG GCACTGAATGAacccgcagacagacacacaatggTAAAGAGTGTGGTGAGCAAACTTCTCAATGGACTTGTAGGACAATGGGTCCAGCCACTGCTGGCTGCAGAAGTTCGACACATTGTTCCCACCACTGTTGGTTTTCCACTGGAGTTCAGTTTATACTCTGCTGCTGTTGCCAATGTTGCCATCAATA GTGATGTAAAGGTTACTCCTCCTCCATCTTCAGATTTTAGTGTCGCACAACTGCTGGAATCTAATATGCAGCTTCATGCAGATGTGTCCCCGAG TGTATCAATACACACAATGGCTACAATGGGGATTAACACCCACCTGATTCAGAGTGGAATTGAATTTCACGCTAAAGTGCGCACAAACTTGGCAGCAAAATTCACTGCTCATCTGAATATTAAAGAGAAAAATTTTAAAATAGAGACATCCCCGTGCCAGCAAGAAAATGATCTTCTCGTCATCAG CACGCAGGTGTTTGCTGTTACAAGAAATGTGGAAGAGTTGGATGCAGCGAAGAAGACTCCGATCTTGCCCAGAGGAAGCGTTCCAAACATTGAGAAGAAACACTTTGAGACAACAGGAAGGACTTCAGCAGAAGCAGCCAGCATGATG GATGTGTCTTCAGAAATGATGTCCAAGAAATATGCCTACTCTGCAGAAGTAACAGATCATCATTCTGCATCTAGCAGTCCTCAGTCTTATCATTATTGTGTTAAATCTTCTAACTTTGGTTTCCAAGTTTGTTTTGAAAGAAAATCCCAAAGTGCTGCATTCCTCAAACATTCCTATTTCTATCGAGCAGTAGGAGAACATGAGGCCAAGATAGTTATAAAACCAG CTCACACCGATGCAGCAATTGAAAAACTGCAGCTGGAAATAACAACTGGACCTAAAGCAGCTTCAAAAATAATTGCCCTGGTAAAGGTGGAGGAAACCGAAGGTGAACACCTTGAGGACTCTGTGGTTCAAATGAGACTGAAAAAGATTCTTGgcattgatgatgaaataatg GTCAGAAATAGCAGCCTACGCCAGAAACAAACTAAGAAGCCAAAATACAAACCCCAATACAAACATGGGGATGGTCCAGTTGCAGAAGTTGTAGAGGCCAAGAAGGCCCGATACTCATCTAGCTCTTCTTCATCGagatcctcatcatcatcttccCCATCATCTTCTTCATCCTCTTCAAGACAGAAATCTAGAAACAGAAGACCTTATGACCCAAAGCAGGAAAGATTAAGCGGCAGCCAACAGCGAAACAGAGATCCCCAGGACCAGGAGAACAAGAAGCACCGGCATCAAAGCAGTAGCAGCAGTAGTAGTAGTAGAAGcagcagtagtagtagtagtagtagtagtagtagtaaccACAGTCCACAAAGAAACAATAGACACAGAGATGACAGAATCATCAGTAGCAGCAACAGAAGGAGTGGTAAAATCAGCAACAGAGATCCTGAGAATGAACATCAAAGAAACAAACATGAATATCAGCCTGAGCAGAAACATGGCAAACAGTGGAGCATCAGCAGTgcggacagcagcagcagcagcagcagcagcagcagtgaccAGTCTGTCAGGAACAGG AAAGAAAGACATTTCTATGAACTCCGCTTCAGTCCCGCAAACAGAGAAAGA TCTACCAAGAAGCGAGCTTCAAGGGTGTATGCTTCCTCCCAAGAGAGCTCGTCCAGCAGTAGCAGTGAATCTGCTTTCAGACACCGG GCAAAATTTATGGGTGACAATAAGCCCCCAATGCTGGTTGTTACTGCTCAGGCCGTAAGAAGTGACAACAAGAAGCAAGGATACCAGATGATCATGTATGCAGACTCTCACACCTCTAAGCCTCAGGTCCAGGTATATGTGGTGGACATCACAAGAACAAGCAGATGGAGAGTTTGTGCTGACGCTGTTGTTTCTAGTCCACATGAAGCTCAG GCAAGCATCAAATGGGGTCAGAATTGCCAACAGTACAAGATAGCTGTGAGGGCGCAAACTGGTCACTTCGGTAATCAGCCCGCAGTGAGGTTGTCTGTAGATTGGCCTAAAATTCCATCAAAACTGAAGTCGGCTGGCAGACT GGTCTCTCAGTTTGTCCCGGGAGCTGCATATTTGTTAGGATTCTCTGAACATCTCAAGAAGAATCCGTCACATCAGGCAAAGATTATTCTGTCTCTAAGTTCTCCCAGAATCATTGATGCAGTTTTCAAACTACCATCG CTTACATTGTATTACAGAGCGTTGCGAATCCCAATAGCAATCCCAGCTTGGCAACGCACACCAGATGCAGTCTTGCAAGCACCGACATGGAATGTCTTCTCTGAAGCACCCACAGTGCTCAGGAAAAGCTTCCAAG GTGAATGCACAGTTTCCCAAAATCAAATTACAACCTTCAATGGAGTAGAATTTTCTTACATTATACCTAAAAACTGCTACCATATCATAGCCCAGGACTGCAGCTCTGAGTTGAAATTTCTGGTCATGATGAGGAACTCTGAGAAATTTCCTAATCATAAGGAAATTAATGTGAAACTTGGCAGTTA TGATATTGACATGTATTACGCAGCTGGATCTCTTAAACTAAAGGTCAATGGTGATGAAATAGCAAAGGAAAATCTTCCATATACATCACATTCAG GTTCAGCGATCAAGATTCGTAGAGTGGAGAATGGCTTATCCTTATCAGCATCAGACGATGGCATTGAGACACTTACCTATGATGGAACCATTTTGAAG CTGAGAACAGCATTTTGGATGAAAGGAAAGACCTGCGGTGTGTGTGGTCGCAATAACGATGAGAGAGAACAGGAGTACAAGACGCCAGATGGTTATGTGGCCAAAGATGAAATGAGCTTTGTTCATTCTTGGCTTCTCCCGGAAGAGTCATGCTCCGGAG GTTGCAAACTTCAGCGCACACTTGTGAAGCACAACAAACCTATTGAAAGTGAGGAAGGAGCCTCTAAATGCTTTTCTGTTCAGCCAGTTTTACGCTGTGTCAAAGGTTGTTCTCCAACTGAGACTGTCCCAGTGTCCACTGCTTTCCACTGCCTCCCGTCTG ACTCTACGATCGATCTGCCTGAGGAGCATATTAAGTTGGATAAGTCGGAAGATTTCTCAGACATGGTGGATGCCCACACAGCCTGCTCATGTGAAACCCTGCCATGTGAAACCTAA